The genome window AGCTAACATTAAGCCACTACTGATAATATTACCCAACCCAAATGTTAATTCTCCAATGACAGAAGCCGCATTCATCGTCCAAATTGCCATCTGAATTAAGAGAGTATGACCGCATTTTATATGACCTAATTCATGAGCAATAACACAGCGAATCTCATCTTCATTTAATAAATCTAATAAGGCTGTATTAATAACTATATAAGGCTGTTCGTTTCCTAAAGAATAGCTATTAACTTGTGGATCTTGAGACACAAAAACTTTTGGTTCTGGATATACATCCAAATCTCGCACGCACTCTCTTAATATGCGGTAAAGTGTTGAGTATTGACGCGGCCCAACTTGAATGCTATTCCCCATCAGGTAAACTAGTTGAGGGCGTTCGTAAATAAATTCAACAAACTTACGAGCGATCAGATCGAAGCCAGGAACACTACGTAAAGCTTGTTCTGCTTGCTTATCAAGGGGATGTCGAAAAGCTTCCGCAGAAATTCCAGAATAAGTCGCCATAATCTCTATTGATTCACGAAGAGAGAAAAAGGAAGAGGTCACTGACTCCTAGGTTAACA of Merismopedia glauca CCAP 1448/3 contains these proteins:
- a CDS encoding M48 family metallopeptidase; the encoded protein is MATYSGISAEAFRHPLDKQAEQALRSVPGFDLIARKFVEFIYERPQLVYLMGNSIQVGPRQYSTLYRILRECVRDLDVYPEPKVFVSQDPQVNSYSLGNEQPYIVINTALLDLLNEDEIRCVIAHELGHIKCGHTLLIQMAIWTMNAASVIGELTFGLGNIISSGLMLAFYEWRRKAELSSDRAALLVMDDVNLVMQTMMKLSGGSSKYLHECNLSEFKQQGVDYQNLDEDGLNQIYKLLVYNGFQGMMLSHPFPIDRCQYLQEWAKSLEYQQIRQGHYTREQKEVSVTQTSSDRTQEVDSLKQEIEDLQKEIDRLKNRL